In Chitinophaga sp. HK235, a single window of DNA contains:
- a CDS encoding carboxypeptidase-like regulatory domain-containing protein — protein sequence MKTTILWLLACCMLSLAACDKTMVTVDNPPETTTPVNPGTTPLPDKQVKAGLQGIITDENNDPLTGARVQCGDQSAVTDQYGAFRFSQLDLKEAAAVVTVQKTGYFNGVRTFRVTGAGREQFVQIQLLPKTAAGSFDAATGGNVSASNAQFIFVPNQVLDASNKPYKGKATLNYAFINPERTDFSDIMPGDLRAVNDKNEVVALQSFGMMALELQGENGEKLHLDGSNSVTFRMVIPATLRNTAPATIPLWHFNETTGLWQQEGSAEKLGDSYVGTVKHFSFWNCDAQFPIVNFKASFKDDKNNPLANTAVQITRPNGSSTYGYTDANGEVSGAVPSGEQVTISVKNKCNQVIFSKKAGPWTTDANAGTYTVTLDPVSAISVSGKVSNCTGTVVTKGVVNIQVEGVHYTAVIQNGSYATTIVRCQSGSVNMVLNAVDETANKMSTITVPVSPGQYTQDLQACDAIQASTVSILLEGQTISFSSPADSIALYNSSGDTLVNYSAAASRKANPDHIGWNMSSIQVGTQTSRYINISIGGKKYYQQSMNVNITRTGVPGEYLEGTLSGNVTRSMDSVAVPISGSFKLRIE from the coding sequence ATGAAAACAACTATACTCTGGCTGTTGGCCTGCTGTATGCTGTCGCTGGCAGCCTGCGACAAAACAATGGTGACAGTAGATAATCCTCCTGAAACCACTACACCTGTAAATCCCGGTACGACACCACTCCCTGACAAACAAGTAAAAGCAGGATTACAGGGTATCATCACCGATGAAAACAATGATCCGCTGACAGGCGCCCGTGTACAATGCGGAGATCAGTCTGCCGTTACAGACCAGTACGGTGCCTTCCGGTTTTCACAGCTTGATCTCAAAGAAGCCGCAGCAGTGGTTACCGTACAAAAGACAGGTTACTTTAATGGTGTCCGTACTTTTCGTGTAACCGGTGCCGGTAGAGAGCAGTTTGTACAGATTCAGCTGCTTCCCAAAACAGCAGCCGGTTCTTTTGATGCCGCCACTGGTGGTAATGTAAGCGCCTCCAATGCACAGTTTATTTTTGTCCCCAACCAGGTGTTGGACGCATCTAACAAACCTTACAAGGGCAAAGCCACACTGAACTATGCTTTCATCAATCCGGAAAGAACGGATTTTTCCGATATCATGCCCGGCGATCTGCGTGCTGTTAATGATAAAAACGAAGTAGTGGCACTGCAATCCTTCGGTATGATGGCACTGGAACTACAAGGTGAAAACGGAGAGAAACTGCACCTCGATGGCAGCAACAGTGTTACCTTCCGGATGGTAATACCTGCCACGCTCAGAAACACCGCCCCTGCTACTATCCCGCTGTGGCACTTCAATGAAACCACCGGCCTGTGGCAACAGGAAGGCAGCGCAGAAAAATTAGGTGACAGCTACGTAGGTACTGTTAAACACTTCTCCTTCTGGAACTGCGATGCCCAATTTCCGATTGTGAATTTCAAAGCCAGTTTCAAAGACGATAAAAACAATCCGCTCGCCAATACTGCCGTACAGATCACCAGACCTAACGGCAGCAGCACCTACGGCTATACCGATGCCAACGGTGAGGTAAGTGGCGCGGTACCCTCCGGCGAACAGGTGACTATCTCCGTAAAAAACAAGTGTAACCAAGTTATCTTCTCTAAAAAAGCCGGCCCATGGACCACTGATGCCAATGCAGGTACCTATACCGTTACACTGGACCCTGTTAGTGCAATATCTGTGAGCGGAAAGGTGAGCAATTGTACAGGTACTGTTGTTACTAAAGGTGTAGTGAATATACAGGTGGAAGGTGTGCACTATACTGCCGTTATTCAGAATGGCAGTTATGCTACCACCATTGTCCGCTGCCAGTCCGGTTCAGTAAATATGGTACTGAATGCTGTAGATGAAACAGCCAACAAGATGTCCACTATCACAGTGCCGGTATCTCCTGGTCAGTATACACAAGACCTCCAGGCCTGCGACGCCATACAGGCAAGTACTGTGTCTATTCTGCTGGAAGGACAAACGATCTCTTTTAGTAGCCCTGCGGACTCCATAGCGTTATACAACAGCAGCGGGGACACCCTTGTCAACTATAGCGCTGCGGCCTCCCGTAAAGCCAACCCGGACCACATCGGCTGGAACATGAGCAGTATCCAGGTAGGAACCCAAACTTCCAGGTATATTAATATCAGTATCGGTGGCAAAAAGTACTATCAGCAATCCATGAATGTTAACATCACACGCACCGGTGTCCCCGGAGAATATCTGGAAGGAACACTTTCCGGCAATGTTACAAGATCAATGGATAGTGTTGCAGTCCCCATCAGTGGCTCATTTAAATTAAGAATAGAATAA
- a CDS encoding D-alanyl-D-alanine carboxypeptidase yields MRFLLLLSAIGLSLQVSAQTAAISKWANHSLLHEKPLEQAHVGISIYEPATQKYWYQYQDDKFFTPASNTKIFSLFTGMKLLGDSLPAARYYENDTAIFVKGVADPSFLHPDYTFQPLLQLLQQTGKSIYLVPAVNLNKRYGPGWSWSDYADDYQPELTEWPMYGNVIRLYHHGDTSHMIPALYDLEATADRTISKVSTDRDERNNLFFLKYNPDYKEASLTEVPFITGAEQQLRERLQDTLHKRIGLAVNTGNLVFKLLKSIPADSLFRPMMHRSDNFFAEQTLMMASAAMWDTISSKKMINWLLEGDLKALPHPPQWVDGSGLSRYNLFTPRDFVSVLTMLYQQYPQERLWEIFPTGGKGTLRNYYQQQFVHAKTGTLSGVVALSGYLVTKKNKTLVFSVLVNNHQDTTTNVRRAVERFLTMVWKDY; encoded by the coding sequence ATGAGATTTCTTTTACTCCTTTCTGCAATTGGATTGTCTTTACAGGTATCTGCACAAACTGCGGCCATCAGCAAGTGGGCCAACCACTCCCTGCTGCATGAAAAGCCGTTGGAACAGGCACACGTGGGGATTTCTATCTATGAGCCAGCCACTCAAAAATACTGGTACCAGTATCAGGATGACAAGTTTTTTACACCCGCTTCCAATACCAAAATATTTTCCCTGTTTACCGGGATGAAATTGCTGGGAGATTCCCTGCCTGCTGCCCGTTACTATGAAAATGATACCGCCATTTTTGTGAAAGGAGTAGCGGACCCGTCTTTCCTGCATCCGGACTATACTTTCCAGCCGCTGCTGCAGCTGTTGCAACAAACCGGTAAGTCCATCTATCTGGTGCCGGCTGTTAATCTGAATAAACGCTACGGTCCGGGATGGTCATGGTCTGACTATGCAGATGACTACCAGCCTGAGCTAACCGAATGGCCTATGTACGGCAACGTGATTCGCCTTTATCATCATGGTGATACCAGCCACATGATCCCCGCACTGTATGACCTGGAAGCCACGGCAGACCGCACGATCAGCAAAGTATCTACCGACAGGGATGAAAGGAACAATCTCTTCTTCCTGAAATACAACCCTGACTATAAAGAAGCTTCCCTGACGGAGGTGCCTTTTATTACAGGCGCAGAACAACAACTGCGGGAAAGGCTGCAGGACACCTTGCATAAGCGTATAGGCCTTGCCGTTAACACCGGCAACCTTGTCTTTAAACTATTAAAAAGCATACCGGCAGACTCTTTATTCAGACCAATGATGCACCGGAGTGACAACTTCTTTGCAGAACAAACTCTTATGATGGCATCAGCAGCCATGTGGGATACCATCAGCAGCAAAAAAATGATCAACTGGCTGCTGGAAGGCGATCTGAAAGCCTTGCCACATCCTCCGCAGTGGGTGGATGGTTCAGGTCTGTCACGTTATAATCTCTTTACACCCAGGGATTTTGTCAGTGTATTAACCATGCTGTACCAACAGTATCCTCAGGAAAGGTTATGGGAGATATTTCCCACCGGAGGAAAGGGAACACTGCGTAATTATTATCAGCAGCAGTTTGTACACGCTAAAACAGGCACGCTGAGCGGGGTAGTGGCGCTGAGCGGTTATCTGGTGACAAAGAAAAATAAAACACTGGTCTTCAGTGTATTGGTGAATAACCATCAGGATACGACCACGAACGTACGAAGAGCCGTAGAGCGCTTTCTGACGATGGTATGGAAGGATTATTAA
- a CDS encoding Gfo/Idh/MocA family protein, with protein MENEQKFHGQGRRDFVKQTSMLAGGLLALPILSKANYFSGSSDVIKIALVGCGGRGTGAATQALSTKENVQLVAMADAFPDRLNDSYNNIKEALGDKASRVNVPEKNKFIGFDGYKQAIALADVVILTTPPGFRPIHFEEAIRQGKHVFMEKPVATDPAGIKRVLEAAAIAKQKKLNVVVGLQRRYQNSYRELYKRAQDGIIGDILSMQVWWNQGALWVKPRKPEYSEMEYQMRNWYYFNWLCGDHIVEQHIHNIDVGNWFKNATPQTAGGMGGRAVRTGKEYGEIFDHHYVEYRYADGVVMNSQCRHWKDAPSKVDEEIVGTKGRIYCDRAQIVDHKGKVLYQFDKKKENNPYQTEHDELFAAIAKGEYKFADAQRGAEATLSAIIGRLATYSGQVINWDTALNSGLNLQPKVYAFDAPPPVLPDASGNYAYAKPGITKYFVS; from the coding sequence ATGGAAAACGAACAAAAATTCCACGGTCAGGGACGCCGCGATTTCGTAAAGCAAACCTCTATGCTTGCAGGCGGATTGCTGGCATTACCCATCTTATCTAAAGCCAATTACTTTTCCGGTTCTTCCGATGTGATCAAAATAGCCCTGGTAGGCTGCGGCGGACGCGGTACCGGTGCTGCCACACAGGCGCTGAGCACTAAAGAAAACGTACAGCTGGTAGCCATGGCCGACGCCTTCCCGGACAGGCTGAACGACAGCTATAACAATATCAAGGAAGCTTTAGGCGATAAAGCCAGTCGCGTAAACGTTCCGGAAAAAAATAAATTCATCGGCTTCGATGGTTACAAACAAGCCATCGCACTCGCCGATGTAGTCATCCTCACCACCCCTCCGGGTTTCCGGCCTATCCACTTTGAAGAAGCCATCAGACAAGGAAAACATGTGTTTATGGAAAAACCCGTAGCCACTGATCCTGCTGGTATCAAAAGAGTGCTGGAAGCTGCAGCCATCGCCAAACAAAAGAAACTGAACGTAGTAGTAGGCCTGCAACGTCGTTATCAGAACTCCTACCGCGAACTCTACAAACGCGCACAGGATGGTATCATCGGTGACATCCTCTCCATGCAGGTATGGTGGAACCAGGGCGCACTGTGGGTAAAACCACGTAAACCTGAATACTCTGAAATGGAATACCAGATGCGTAACTGGTACTATTTCAACTGGCTCTGCGGCGACCATATCGTAGAACAACATATCCACAATATCGACGTAGGTAACTGGTTTAAGAATGCCACCCCGCAAACAGCTGGTGGTATGGGTGGCCGTGCTGTGCGTACCGGCAAGGAATACGGTGAAATATTCGACCACCACTATGTAGAGTATCGTTATGCCGACGGAGTGGTAATGAACAGCCAGTGCCGTCACTGGAAAGACGCACCCAGCAAGGTAGATGAGGAGATAGTAGGTACTAAGGGCCGCATTTACTGCGACAGAGCCCAGATAGTAGATCATAAAGGAAAAGTGCTGTACCAGTTTGACAAGAAAAAGGAAAACAATCCTTATCAGACAGAACACGACGAACTGTTTGCGGCGATCGCCAAAGGAGAGTATAAGTTTGCGGATGCACAGCGTGGCGCCGAAGCTACACTTTCCGCCATCATCGGCCGTCTGGCGACCTATTCCGGCCAGGTGATCAACTGGGATACTGCGCTTAACTCCGGATTGAATCTGCAGCCGAAAGTATATGCTTTTGATGCGCCTCCTCCGGTACTGCCTGATGCTTCCGGTAACTACGCCTACGCCAAACCGGGCATCACCAAATACTTCGTTTCCTGA
- a CDS encoding SUMF1/EgtB/PvdO family nonheme iron enzyme, whose translation MTRYYVTLLLGGMLSNSTAVQAQQTFTPYEQQIPRTTVSFKMMPIKGGTFALGSPDNEKGRNKDEGPAKNVTIADFWMGATEVTFDEYDIYADAEKDKTPIPDGMTRPSPPYIDLTLGMGKAGGFPANSMSQYGALMYCKWLYAKTGVFYRLPTAAEWEYACRAGAKTAYPFGADESQLKKYAWFKENSGEKYHKVAQLQPNAWGLYDMLGNVAEWTLDQYDESGVANAIATDPWTMPTAKMSRVIKGGNYNDAAPALRSAARLKSDPIWNRRDPQIPKSSWWNADAPFIGFRIVRPAKQPTPEEAEKFFEEIIDKYKGSR comes from the coding sequence ATGACTAGATATTACGTGACCTTATTGCTGGGCGGTATGCTCAGCAATAGTACTGCAGTACAGGCACAGCAAACCTTCACGCCGTACGAGCAACAGATCCCCAGAACCACGGTAAGTTTTAAAATGATGCCCATCAAAGGAGGCACTTTTGCGTTAGGAAGCCCGGACAATGAAAAAGGAAGAAACAAGGATGAAGGACCTGCCAAAAATGTAACCATCGCTGATTTCTGGATGGGAGCCACAGAAGTGACTTTCGACGAGTATGATATTTATGCGGATGCGGAAAAGGACAAAACTCCCATCCCCGACGGGATGACCCGTCCCAGCCCTCCATATATCGATCTTACCCTGGGCATGGGTAAGGCAGGCGGGTTCCCGGCCAACAGTATGAGCCAGTATGGCGCCCTGATGTATTGTAAGTGGCTGTATGCCAAAACAGGCGTCTTTTACCGCCTCCCCACTGCAGCAGAATGGGAATATGCCTGTCGTGCTGGTGCCAAAACCGCCTATCCTTTTGGTGCAGATGAATCTCAACTGAAAAAATACGCCTGGTTTAAAGAAAACAGTGGCGAGAAATATCATAAAGTAGCCCAGTTGCAACCCAATGCCTGGGGCCTGTACGACATGCTGGGCAACGTGGCAGAATGGACACTCGATCAGTATGATGAAAGCGGAGTGGCCAATGCTATCGCCACCGATCCCTGGACGATGCCCACCGCGAAAATGTCGCGCGTAATCAAAGGAGGGAACTACAATGATGCTGCTCCCGCACTGCGCAGTGCAGCCCGCCTGAAATCCGATCCGATATGGAACCGCAGAGATCCGCAGATCCCTAAAAGCTCCTGGTGGAATGCAGATGCTCCGTTCATCGGTTTCAGAATTGTAAGGCCTGCAAAACAACCCACTCCTGAAGAGGCAGAAAAATTCTTCGAAGAAATTATCGACAAATATAAAGGCTCACGTTAG
- a CDS encoding hydroxypyruvate isomerase family protein, which yields MERRKFLQQGTLAGISALALGGIASKSQAAPAGERAVKEKPFSLNYAPHDGMFKNSAGADFLDQIKYAYDQGFRSIEDNGMMHRPVAEQEKIGSLLTKLGMTMGVFVVDTGNNWKTSLASGKQEFTDAFVKTCKESVDVAKRCNAKWATVVPGFFDRSLPMGIQTSNVVAALRKGAAIFEPHNLVMVLEPLSDTPELFLRTSEQTYEICKAVNSPSCKILYDIYHMQRNTGNLIPVIDMCWDEIAYIQIGDNPGRREPGTGEINYKNIFRHLRKKGYQGVLGMEHGIAGQGKEGEAALIKAYREADEL from the coding sequence ATGGAAAGAAGAAAATTCCTGCAACAGGGCACTTTAGCCGGTATCTCCGCGCTGGCACTGGGCGGTATCGCCAGCAAAAGCCAGGCTGCTCCTGCCGGTGAGCGTGCCGTCAAGGAAAAACCTTTCAGCCTCAACTATGCCCCACATGACGGCATGTTTAAAAACAGCGCCGGCGCCGACTTTCTGGACCAGATCAAATACGCTTACGACCAGGGTTTCCGATCTATTGAGGATAATGGAATGATGCACCGCCCTGTAGCAGAACAGGAAAAAATAGGCAGCCTGCTTACCAAACTGGGTATGACTATGGGCGTGTTTGTAGTAGACACCGGCAACAACTGGAAAACTTCACTGGCTTCCGGCAAACAGGAGTTTACCGATGCTTTTGTGAAAACCTGTAAAGAAAGTGTGGACGTGGCTAAACGCTGCAATGCCAAATGGGCCACTGTAGTACCGGGCTTCTTCGACCGCAGTCTGCCTATGGGCATCCAGACCTCCAACGTAGTGGCAGCCCTGCGCAAAGGTGCCGCCATATTTGAACCACATAATCTTGTCATGGTACTGGAACCGCTGAGTGATACCCCCGAGCTTTTCCTCCGCACTTCCGAACAGACCTACGAAATCTGTAAGGCTGTCAACAGCCCTTCCTGTAAAATATTATACGATATCTACCATATGCAACGCAATACCGGCAACCTTATCCCTGTGATAGATATGTGCTGGGACGAAATTGCGTATATCCAGATCGGTGACAACCCTGGCCGCAGAGAACCTGGTACCGGCGAAATCAATTACAAAAACATTTTCAGACATCTCCGTAAAAAAGGATACCAGGGAGTACTGGGCATGGAACACGGCATCGCCGGCCAGGGCAAAGAAGGAGAAGCTGCACTGATTAAGGCATATAGGGAAGCCGACGAACTGTGA
- a CDS encoding phage holin family protein encodes MGGFLLRILVSALAAMLTTYLLKPAVKIDSFVTALLLALVLALLNALVRPLLVLFTLPVTLLTLGLFLFVINAVIILLAAKIVPGFKVDGFWWAMLFSIVMTIINSVLSSLAGANND; translated from the coding sequence ATGGGTGGTTTTTTGCTTCGCATATTAGTGAGTGCGCTGGCAGCGATGTTAACAACTTATCTGCTGAAGCCAGCTGTGAAAATAGACAGTTTTGTTACGGCCCTGTTACTCGCGCTGGTACTGGCATTGTTAAATGCGTTGGTACGACCACTACTGGTACTATTCACCCTTCCGGTAACCCTGTTGACCCTGGGGTTATTCCTGTTTGTTATCAATGCTGTGATCATCCTGCTGGCGGCCAAAATTGTTCCTGGTTTTAAAGTGGATGGTTTCTGGTGGGCGATGTTGTTCAGTATTGTGATGACTATCATCAACAGTGTTCTGAGCAGCCTTGCCGGCGCCAATAATGATTAG
- a CDS encoding thiamine pyrophosphate-dependent enzyme, producing MYFDRSNLSDTELLSFYRALLYPRLIEEKMLLLLRQGKISKWFSGIGQEAIAVGATLALEPDEWIMPLHRNLGVFTTRNMPLSKLFMQWQGSENGYSKGRERSFHFGSRPYHICGMISHLGPQLSIADGIALAHQLKKEHKAALAFSGEGGTSEGEFHEALNVAAVWGLPVIFLVENNGYGLSTPVSEQYHCNSLVDKAVGYGMEGVQVDGNNLLEVYQTIRTARAYAVKEQKPVLVEAMTFRMRGHEEASGVKYVPPELFEQWSKKDPVMQFETFMQEIHLLNTESIESIRQELKHRIEEEVAKGQETTPLVVNTDNELADIYAPAPPVVSPSGTATEKRFIDAITEGLQQSMEQYPELVLMGQDIAAYGGAFKITDGFLSRFGKERVRNTPICESAIVGTALGLAIGGFKSMVEMQFADFVSCGFNQIVNNLAKIHYRWGQTADVVIRMPTGGGVGAGPFHSQSNEAWFTHVPGLKVVYPSTPEDAKGLLTAALADPNPVMYFEHKALYRSISGPVPEAYYTVEIGKARLVQSGDDISIITYGSGVHWAMEYAAAHPEISIAILDLRTLLPLDYTAISEVVALTGKVLVLHEDTLIGGFGGEISAWIAEHCFHLLDAPVIRCASLDTPVPFASPLEKNFLSKSRLDKCIQQLTRW from the coding sequence ATGTATTTCGACCGGTCTAACCTAAGCGACACGGAGCTGCTGTCTTTTTACAGAGCGCTGCTATACCCCCGACTGATAGAGGAAAAAATGCTGCTGCTATTGCGGCAAGGAAAGATAAGTAAATGGTTCTCCGGCATAGGCCAGGAAGCTATCGCAGTAGGCGCCACCCTGGCACTCGAGCCGGATGAATGGATTATGCCGCTTCACCGCAACCTGGGCGTGTTTACTACCCGGAATATGCCACTCAGCAAGTTGTTTATGCAGTGGCAGGGCAGTGAAAACGGCTACAGCAAAGGCCGTGAAAGGTCCTTTCACTTTGGCAGCCGGCCATACCACATCTGCGGTATGATCTCCCACCTGGGCCCTCAACTCTCTATTGCCGACGGCATTGCACTCGCTCATCAACTCAAAAAGGAACATAAGGCAGCACTTGCCTTCTCCGGAGAAGGCGGCACCAGTGAAGGTGAATTTCATGAAGCCCTCAATGTGGCAGCCGTATGGGGACTACCCGTTATTTTCCTGGTGGAAAACAACGGTTATGGCCTCAGCACCCCCGTCAGTGAACAATACCACTGCAACAGTCTTGTAGACAAAGCCGTTGGTTATGGTATGGAAGGTGTTCAGGTAGATGGTAACAACCTCCTGGAAGTTTACCAGACCATCCGCACAGCACGGGCTTATGCTGTCAAAGAACAGAAACCTGTGCTGGTAGAAGCGATGACTTTCCGTATGCGAGGCCACGAAGAAGCCAGCGGTGTAAAATACGTGCCCCCGGAGCTTTTTGAGCAGTGGAGCAAAAAAGACCCGGTGATGCAGTTCGAAACTTTTATGCAGGAAATTCATCTGTTGAATACGGAAAGCATTGAAAGTATCCGGCAGGAACTGAAACACCGTATCGAAGAAGAAGTGGCCAAAGGGCAGGAAACAACGCCTCTTGTAGTCAATACCGATAACGAGCTGGCAGACATCTATGCGCCAGCACCACCGGTAGTATCTCCTTCCGGCACCGCCACGGAGAAACGTTTTATTGATGCGATTACCGAAGGATTGCAACAGTCTATGGAGCAATACCCCGAGCTGGTCCTTATGGGCCAGGACATTGCAGCCTATGGCGGAGCCTTTAAGATCACAGATGGTTTTCTATCCCGGTTCGGGAAAGAAAGGGTGCGTAACACCCCGATCTGTGAAAGCGCTATCGTGGGCACGGCCCTGGGGTTGGCTATCGGCGGATTTAAAAGTATGGTGGAGATGCAGTTTGCGGACTTTGTAAGCTGTGGCTTTAACCAGATCGTCAACAACCTTGCTAAGATACACTACCGCTGGGGCCAGACGGCCGATGTGGTGATCAGAATGCCCACCGGTGGCGGAGTAGGCGCCGGCCCCTTCCACTCACAGAGTAATGAAGCCTGGTTCACCCATGTTCCCGGCCTGAAAGTAGTATACCCTTCCACACCGGAAGATGCCAAAGGGCTGCTGACAGCTGCCCTCGCCGATCCCAACCCGGTGATGTATTTTGAGCATAAAGCTTTGTACCGCAGTATCAGCGGACCGGTACCTGAAGCGTATTATACGGTGGAAATAGGGAAGGCAAGGCTGGTGCAGTCAGGAGATGATATCAGCATCATCACCTATGGCAGCGGTGTACACTGGGCCATGGAATATGCGGCAGCACATCCGGAAATCTCTATCGCTATCCTGGACCTCCGTACCCTTCTGCCGCTGGACTATACCGCCATCAGCGAAGTCGTGGCCCTTACCGGCAAAGTGCTGGTGCTTCATGAAGATACCCTGATCGGAGGCTTCGGTGGTGAAATAAGTGCCTGGATTGCAGAACACTGTTTCCACCTGCTGGATGCGCCCGTTATCCGATGCGCCTCCCTGGACACCCCCGTGCCTTTTGCCTCCCCTCTGGAAAAAAATTTCCTGTCCAAATCCCGGCTGGACAAGTGTATCCAACAATTAACCCGCTGGTAA
- a CDS encoding TlpA disulfide reductase family protein, whose product MNQFNVSRLLPLVACVVLTARAVAGPATVPSLAVIQGQAPEKAKKITLYAVDEGRKTEIANAMVNAQHAFAFAVPAPKEGFYYLSAGDRGGDTRIYVKPGDQLKLKMDNGTYTVESGSAENKQLQQWNDQLRVISKPASLSDTSSYVSFFPKLEAFVPKVASLKKAVNTPNKKFNELLQYTMDVDVENAAILFLMTPRSKHPEHSQYPAYYQQVVQDKKFCDSKLLANGEAAGILRLYAMFTQLMAKEKPKGLPTLEKMSGLFCNDTIKGLFITESLGGYKTFETFTEAVAPVKKYLVTDGQMQRYLAAEKAVRKFATGEAGFNFTGEDMSGKKVAFNDLKGKVVVVDVWATWCGPCKAELPYLQQLEEEMAGKNVTFVGFSVDEEKDKEKWAAFVKKQEMKGVQLFGAGWSDITRFYDIKGIPRFMVFDQKGNIVTIDAPRPSTPELKALIEKTLSNG is encoded by the coding sequence ATGAATCAATTTAACGTAAGCAGACTGCTGCCGTTGGTAGCCTGCGTGGTACTGACTGCCCGTGCAGTTGCAGGGCCGGCAACCGTTCCCTCTCTCGCCGTTATTCAGGGCCAGGCCCCTGAAAAAGCCAAAAAAATAACACTGTATGCAGTAGATGAAGGCCGCAAAACAGAAATCGCCAATGCGATGGTAAATGCACAGCATGCCTTTGCCTTTGCAGTACCCGCACCTAAGGAAGGTTTTTACTACCTCTCCGCAGGAGACCGTGGCGGAGATACCCGTATCTATGTGAAGCCAGGAGATCAGCTGAAACTGAAGATGGACAACGGGACCTACACGGTGGAATCCGGATCGGCAGAAAACAAACAGCTGCAACAATGGAATGACCAGCTGCGCGTGATCTCCAAACCTGCCAGCCTGAGTGACACTTCCAGCTATGTCTCCTTTTTTCCGAAGCTCGAAGCTTTTGTGCCTAAAGTAGCCAGTCTGAAAAAAGCGGTGAACACACCCAACAAAAAATTCAATGAGCTGCTGCAATACACCATGGATGTGGATGTAGAAAATGCAGCCATCCTGTTTCTGATGACGCCGCGTTCCAAACACCCGGAGCATAGCCAGTATCCGGCCTACTATCAGCAGGTGGTACAGGACAAAAAGTTCTGTGACAGCAAACTGCTGGCAAATGGTGAGGCTGCGGGCATCCTTCGTTTATACGCTATGTTTACCCAATTGATGGCAAAAGAGAAGCCCAAAGGACTTCCTACACTGGAAAAAATGTCCGGCCTTTTCTGTAACGATACCATCAAAGGGCTGTTTATTACAGAAAGTCTGGGTGGTTACAAAACCTTTGAAACCTTTACAGAAGCGGTAGCACCGGTTAAAAAATACCTGGTTACTGACGGTCAGATGCAGCGTTACCTGGCGGCAGAAAAGGCTGTACGCAAATTTGCTACCGGAGAGGCTGGCTTTAACTTCACCGGTGAAGATATGAGCGGTAAAAAGGTGGCTTTCAACGATCTGAAAGGAAAAGTAGTGGTAGTAGATGTATGGGCTACCTGGTGCGGACCTTGTAAAGCGGAACTGCCCTATCTGCAGCAGCTGGAAGAGGAAATGGCAGGCAAAAACGTCACTTTTGTTGGTTTCTCTGTAGATGAAGAAAAAGACAAAGAGAAATGGGCGGCTTTTGTGAAAAAACAGGAAATGAAAGGTGTACAGCTCTTTGGTGCTGGCTGGAGCGACATTACCAGGTTTTACGATATCAAAGGGATTCCCCGTTTTATGGTGTTCGACCAGAAAGGCAATATCGTAACGATTGATGCACCCCGTCCGTCTACACCGGAGCTGAAAGCACTGATAGAAAAGACTCTCAGCAATGGCTGA
- a CDS encoding O-acetyl-ADP-ribose deacetylase, translated as MAYRKIRIIKGDITKMETMAIVNAANTSLMGGGGVDGAIHRAGGPAILEDCRAIVARQGGCKTGEAVITTGGRLPAKYVIHTVGPVWNGGNHNEMQLLANCYLHSLQLASRHHVTSIAFPNISTGIYHFPKDLAASIAMETIVHFLEEDDAIEEVVLVCFDDENYQLAQHYYNQYIRPEE; from the coding sequence ATGGCATATAGGAAAATCCGGATCATCAAAGGCGATATTACCAAAATGGAAACGATGGCTATTGTGAATGCTGCCAATACATCTCTGATGGGTGGCGGTGGCGTAGATGGTGCTATCCACAGAGCCGGTGGTCCTGCTATCCTGGAAGACTGCAGAGCAATTGTAGCTCGTCAGGGTGGCTGTAAAACCGGAGAAGCCGTCATTACCACCGGTGGCCGGTTGCCGGCAAAGTATGTGATCCATACCGTAGGTCCGGTATGGAATGGAGGCAACCATAACGAAATGCAGCTGCTGGCCAATTGTTATTTACATTCGTTGCAGCTGGCGTCCCGTCATCATGTTACCTCCATTGCTTTTCCGAATATCAGCACCGGGATCTATCATTTCCCGAAAGACCTGGCCGCCAGCATTGCCATGGAGACCATCGTCCACTTCCTTGAAGAGGATGACGCAATAGAAGAAGTGGTGCTCGTATGTTTTGATGATGAAAATTACCAGTTAGCCCAACACTACTACAACCAGTACATACGCCCTGAAGAATGA